The Sphingorhabdus sp. Alg231-15 genome has a segment encoding these proteins:
- a CDS encoding pyridoxal-phosphate dependent enzyme: MKSANVQDQILAARSLIDSVFLDTPQFKAEALFPRLGKAPVLKIETVNPIRSFKGRGACLLVDAAESNMSLVCASVGNFGQGMAYAARVRGVPMTVFLAENANPLKVERIRSLGAAVVKYGADFDAAKSAAREFARAKGHVFVEDGAASAITIGAGTIGMEMLAGKEKFGAVFVPVGNGALLNGVASWIKTHQPDIRVIGVCSQAAPAMAMSWKEGRSISTAETSTVAEGIAVREPVPEAVELMQELADDILLVSDKSMIQAVQLCFKELGLLVEPAGAAGLAALIEHPDAIPEAEVATILCGGNVSEAQVKAWIP, from the coding sequence ATGAAGAGCGCCAATGTTCAAGATCAAATCCTTGCGGCTCGTTCCCTAATAGATTCGGTGTTTCTGGATACACCGCAGTTTAAAGCTGAAGCCTTGTTTCCTCGGTTGGGAAAAGCGCCTGTACTGAAGATCGAAACGGTCAATCCAATCAGATCCTTTAAGGGGCGGGGGGCTTGTCTTCTCGTTGATGCCGCAGAATCAAATATGTCACTGGTCTGCGCAAGTGTAGGAAATTTTGGTCAAGGCATGGCCTACGCAGCGCGTGTTCGCGGGGTGCCGATGACGGTTTTTCTGGCCGAGAATGCAAATCCACTGAAGGTAGAACGGATAAGATCGCTCGGTGCAGCGGTTGTAAAATATGGCGCTGACTTCGATGCGGCCAAATCTGCCGCCAGAGAGTTTGCGCGCGCCAAAGGACATGTGTTTGTTGAAGACGGGGCCGCATCTGCGATCACTATCGGGGCGGGAACGATCGGAATGGAAATGCTCGCCGGCAAAGAAAAATTTGGAGCAGTATTCGTTCCCGTGGGAAATGGTGCGCTGCTCAATGGCGTAGCTTCATGGATAAAAACGCATCAGCCCGACATTCGCGTTATCGGCGTTTGTTCGCAAGCTGCGCCAGCCATGGCCATGAGCTGGAAAGAGGGCAGGTCGATCTCAACAGCTGAAACATCGACTGTGGCGGAGGGCATTGCCGTTAGAGAGCCGGTGCCCGAAGCTGTTGAGTTAATGCAGGAGCTCGCCGACGATATCCTATTGGTTAGCGACAAATCGATGATCCAAGCCGTTCAGCTTTGCTTCAAAGAACTAGGTTTGCTCGTTGAGCCGGCGGGTGCAGCCGGATTGGCGGCACTCATCGAACACCCGGATGCGATCCCTGAGGCAGAAGTAGCAACGATACTCTGCGGCGGAAACGTATCGGAAGCTCAGGTTAAAGCATGGATTCCATAG
- a CDS encoding CocE/NonD family hydrolase has translation MKHRLLILCVIISVALSWSDGLRAQKPEADHRPVDVLLHEVVAAADGTPLAITVWKPEPENRRYPTVLVATPYVSDEAHPRARKYADRGYAMASLDVRGRGGSKGEFLPFSDHGPDICNAVSWIKAQSWSDGNVLMRGGSYRGMTQWMAARSCPGEIGAMIPTASVYPGYDFPIVAGHRSQKYTAGWLGFVAGSAMNPNFYTDSQYWRERELTSYRDHIPFNDYDSFVGMPSEQFQEWVKRLSEPEAWASSAWNPNDYAQMHMPVLTITGHYDGDQPGALRYFREHQAGASKSITKNHYLVIGPWSHGGTREPRQKLSEGVEFGPSAVFDMDQFNLDWFDWRLGRGPKPDLLKRRIAYYVGGAEEWRYANALEEIANELRMFYLSAMSDEAYDMFRSGHLVDAPIGGETPHRFKSDPLDTSPADLTDIDWNAIRDGALRSTAPAYMPETLVFHSPPMVDGLTLAGQMRLKLYLEMDTPDADIFVTVYAIFPDGEPLYLGGDVVRARFRDGLKPMLVKPGEVQAYKFENFLWNAWALPAGTRLRLTVGPYNDPSAQKNYNSGGKLGFETGDDARVAHIKLHHNAEYPSVLELPVVTD, from the coding sequence ATGAAACATAGATTGCTAATATTGTGCGTAATCATCTCTGTCGCACTTAGTTGGAGTGACGGGCTTCGCGCACAAAAACCAGAAGCGGACCATCGGCCAGTTGATGTTCTCCTTCATGAAGTAGTTGCCGCTGCAGATGGAACGCCGCTTGCCATAACGGTTTGGAAGCCTGAGCCGGAAAATCGGCGCTATCCAACCGTGCTTGTCGCCACGCCCTATGTTTCCGATGAAGCGCACCCGCGTGCCCGTAAATATGCCGATCGAGGATATGCAATGGCGAGCCTGGATGTTCGCGGACGTGGCGGATCGAAAGGCGAGTTTCTCCCATTCAGCGACCATGGTCCAGATATCTGCAACGCAGTTTCTTGGATCAAGGCGCAGTCCTGGTCAGACGGCAATGTTTTGATGCGTGGTGGCTCTTATCGCGGTATGACCCAATGGATGGCCGCGCGGTCATGTCCTGGTGAGATTGGGGCGATGATCCCCACTGCCTCTGTTTACCCTGGGTATGATTTTCCCATCGTCGCTGGCCATCGCAGTCAAAAATATACCGCAGGATGGCTCGGTTTTGTGGCGGGTTCTGCGATGAATCCAAATTTCTATACAGACAGTCAGTATTGGCGGGAGCGGGAGCTTACATCCTACCGTGACCATATTCCCTTCAATGATTATGATTCCTTTGTCGGTATGCCGTCCGAACAGTTCCAGGAATGGGTGAAGAGGCTTTCAGAGCCGGAAGCTTGGGCTTCATCAGCATGGAATCCAAACGACTATGCTCAAATGCATATGCCGGTCCTGACCATTACCGGTCATTATGACGGCGACCAACCAGGCGCACTTCGCTATTTCCGTGAACATCAAGCAGGCGCTTCTAAAAGTATCACGAAAAATCACTATCTGGTCATAGGGCCGTGGAGCCATGGCGGAACGCGTGAGCCAAGGCAGAAGTTGAGCGAGGGTGTCGAATTTGGACCGTCTGCGGTCTTTGATATGGACCAGTTTAACTTGGACTGGTTCGATTGGCGCCTCGGCCGCGGTCCAAAGCCCGACTTACTGAAGCGCCGGATCGCTTACTATGTGGGGGGCGCGGAAGAATGGCGGTATGCAAACGCGCTGGAAGAGATCGCTAACGAGCTACGCATGTTTTATCTTTCTGCGATGTCGGATGAAGCCTATGATATGTTCCGGTCGGGGCATCTTGTCGATGCCCCAATAGGCGGTGAGACACCGCACCGTTTCAAAAGCGATCCTCTGGACACCAGTCCTGCAGACCTCACAGATATCGATTGGAATGCTATTCGCGATGGCGCCCTTCGATCGACGGCGCCGGCGTATATGCCCGAAACGCTGGTTTTTCATTCACCTCCCATGGTGGACGGACTGACCTTGGCAGGTCAAATGCGCCTGAAGCTCTATCTGGAAATGGATACGCCGGATGCTGATATCTTCGTGACGGTTTATGCCATTTTCCCGGACGGGGAGCCGCTTTACCTGGGCGGAGACGTCGTGCGCGCGAGGTTTCGCGATGGCCTAAAACCGATGCTGGTTAAACCAGGTGAGGTGCAGGCTTACAAATTTGAGAATTTTCTCTGGAATGCCTGGGCGTTACCTGCAGGAACCCGTCTGCGTCTTACTGTCGGACCCTATAATGATCCGTCCGCACAGAAGAACTATAACTCTGGCGGCAAGCTCGGATTTGAAACCGGTGACGATGCACGTGTGGCGCACATCAAACTTCATCACAACGCTGAGTATCCAAGTGTTCTGGAACTACCAGTCGTTACCGATTAG
- a CDS encoding glutathione S-transferase N-terminal domain-containing protein yields MKLYNGQSPNGLRVSVFLAEKGIEIPSENIDVPAGEAREAEFLQKNSLGEIPVLELDDGTILTESLAICRYLEALHPEVPLMGTDALETAKVDMWSRRMEQQIMGPVGEVGRHSFPFFADKFEQIPAYAETQKRLQNKRWAWLDMELSDGRTYVCEDNFSVADITGMAALMICQFAEMPVPEEFENVKRWETALRERPSWPV; encoded by the coding sequence ATGAAATTGTATAATGGTCAATCACCCAACGGTCTCCGCGTCAGCGTATTTCTTGCTGAGAAAGGAATCGAAATTCCCAGCGAGAACATCGATGTTCCTGCAGGCGAAGCCCGGGAAGCAGAGTTTCTGCAGAAAAACTCACTCGGTGAGATACCGGTTCTCGAATTAGACGATGGCACAATTTTAACAGAGAGCCTCGCGATCTGCCGCTATCTCGAAGCGCTTCATCCAGAAGTTCCGCTCATGGGTACGGATGCCTTGGAGACCGCCAAAGTAGATATGTGGTCTCGCCGAATGGAGCAGCAGATAATGGGGCCGGTTGGCGAAGTGGGTCGCCACAGCTTTCCGTTTTTCGCCGATAAGTTTGAACAGATTCCGGCCTATGCCGAGACACAAAAGCGACTCCAAAACAAGAGATGGGCATGGCTGGATATGGAATTGTCAGATGGGCGCACTTATGTGTGTGAAGACAATTTTTCCGTCGCTGACATAACTGGCATGGCAGCTTTAATGATCTGCCAGTTTGCCGAAATGCCGGTTCCGGAAGAATTTGAGAATGTGAAACGTTGGGAAACTGCGCTTCGCGAAAGACCATCATGGCCAGTGTAG
- a CDS encoding metalloregulator ArsR/SmtB family transcription factor: MQQLDVVFTALGDGTRRAILARLANGETPLSEVAEPFDMSQTAVSKHVRVLSDAGLVEVKKRGRTRYCSLQAEPMKNAAAWLEHYQQFWSNQFANLAEHLERDQ; encoded by the coding sequence ATGCAGCAGCTTGATGTGGTTTTTACTGCGCTCGGTGACGGTACGAGGCGGGCAATTCTCGCACGTCTTGCAAACGGCGAAACACCGCTGTCTGAGGTCGCGGAACCATTTGACATGTCTCAGACCGCCGTTTCCAAGCATGTCAGAGTATTATCTGACGCCGGTCTGGTCGAAGTAAAAAAAAGAGGCCGAACGCGTTACTGCAGCCTTCAGGCTGAGCCGATGAAAAATGCCGCTGCATGGCTGGAGCATTATCAGCAATTCTGGAGCAATCAGTTTGCTAATCTTGCTGAACATCTGGAGCGTGATCAATGA
- a CDS encoding SRPBCC domain-containing protein, with translation MNLSFLQSPHGEEPVIVAGLFKASPDRVFRAWTDEGEIKQWFGPGPGGVQVAEIDLRVGGNWRFDFGLDSGRRDVLFGQYLEIEIGQHLAFSYAHERTLENGHVETTQASQVSITFEPSGKDTFVRLKHEQIVRLEGRLGVGEGWCGTFANLERRLISGVTTIS, from the coding sequence ATGAACCTATCTTTCCTGCAATCACCACATGGCGAGGAGCCGGTTATAGTTGCTGGACTTTTCAAAGCCTCGCCAGACCGTGTATTTCGTGCATGGACGGACGAGGGTGAAATCAAGCAATGGTTTGGTCCTGGCCCAGGAGGGGTGCAAGTTGCAGAAATTGATCTTCGCGTCGGAGGGAATTGGCGTTTTGATTTTGGATTGGATAGCGGGAGACGTGATGTCTTGTTCGGTCAGTATCTTGAGATCGAAATCGGACAACATCTGGCGTTCAGTTATGCGCATGAACGGACGCTTGAAAATGGCCATGTGGAAACAACGCAGGCGTCCCAGGTTTCCATCACTTTCGAACCTTCCGGTAAGGATACGTTTGTGCGCTTGAAACATGAACAGATCGTTCGTCTGGAAGGTCGTCTGGGTGTTGGAGAAGGTTGGTGCGGGACTTTTGCCAATTTGGAAAGGCGGCTCATTTCTGGTGTTACGACAATATCTTGA
- a CDS encoding alkene reductase: MTYKDYAMNSHLFSLGQIGDLKLSNRMVMAPLSRSRATPEGVPTAMMAEHYQQRASAGLIITESIPVSHQGIGYPSTPGIFTPEQMAGWLRVVNAVHSQGGHIFAQLQHCGRISHRSHQPDDGLPVAPSALQPDGVAFTAEGYKPFESPRALETSEIKDVVEQYRMAAKNCLLAGFDGVEVHGGNGYLIDQFLRDGTNQRCDEYGGNVANRMRFLNEILDAVAEVYPVDRIGLRLSPENSFNSMSDSDPQSHFEKIVEGLANHGLGYLHVLETSMDIAGHVVGAPRTIDYVRLRKLFQGTYIANNGYTKERAQEAIQSGHADLISFGAAFLSNPDLVRRFQENLPLNRVDKSTFYGGGATGYTDYPRFGSETAVAM, encoded by the coding sequence TTGACCTATAAGGATTATGCTATGAACTCACATCTATTTTCCCTCGGCCAGATCGGTGATCTCAAGCTTTCAAACCGTATGGTAATGGCGCCCTTGTCGCGTAGCAGGGCGACACCCGAGGGCGTGCCAACGGCGATGATGGCCGAACATTATCAGCAACGCGCTTCTGCGGGCTTGATCATCACGGAATCAATACCTGTGTCGCATCAAGGCATCGGCTACCCAAGCACACCCGGGATATTTACGCCGGAGCAAATGGCTGGGTGGCTGCGCGTTGTTAACGCGGTTCACTCGCAAGGCGGGCACATCTTCGCCCAACTGCAACATTGCGGTCGCATTTCTCACAGAAGCCACCAGCCGGACGACGGGCTTCCCGTCGCCCCTTCGGCCCTTCAGCCGGACGGAGTAGCGTTCACCGCTGAAGGGTATAAACCGTTTGAGAGCCCTCGTGCCCTTGAGACTTCTGAGATCAAGGACGTCGTGGAACAATATCGCATGGCGGCTAAAAATTGCTTGCTTGCCGGTTTTGATGGTGTCGAAGTGCATGGTGGAAACGGTTATTTGATTGATCAGTTCCTCAGGGATGGGACCAACCAACGCTGCGACGAATATGGTGGAAATGTTGCAAACCGAATGCGCTTCCTCAACGAAATATTGGACGCGGTAGCAGAGGTCTATCCAGTTGACCGAATAGGTTTAAGACTTTCGCCTGAAAACTCATTCAACAGCATGTCAGATTCCGATCCGCAGTCGCACTTCGAAAAAATTGTTGAAGGCCTAGCCAACCATGGCCTTGGATATCTTCATGTGCTGGAAACAAGCATGGACATCGCTGGCCATGTTGTGGGAGCGCCTCGGACTATAGACTATGTCCGGCTGCGCAAGCTTTTCCAGGGAACCTATATCGCTAATAATGGTTACACCAAAGAACGGGCTCAGGAAGCCATCCAAAGTGGCCATGCCGATTTGATCTCCTTCGGGGCCGCGTTCTTGTCAAATCCAGATTTGGTCCGTCGGTTCCAGGAAAACCTTCCACTGAACAGGGTCGACAAGTCAACTTTCTACGGCGGTGGAGCTACGGGCTACACTGACTACCCGCGATTTGGCTCAGAAACAGCTGTGGCTATGTAA
- a CDS encoding TetR family transcriptional regulator has product MNSSETREKIITAADRLYYERGFDATSFADVAEVVGISRGNFYYHFKTKDEMLDAVIERRILERAAMLDGWIDAGQSPKQCIASFIRILLMNNQKIRSYGCPVGTLFSELSKLNHPGESGARALYDLFRVWLKRRFEAMGNSDDADSLAMHILARSQGAASLANAYPDEPFLEQEVQQMLAWLDAIADGLQIKT; this is encoded by the coding sequence ATGAACAGCTCTGAAACACGAGAGAAAATTATAACCGCTGCAGACAGGCTTTATTATGAGCGTGGTTTCGACGCTACATCCTTCGCAGATGTAGCGGAAGTTGTCGGCATCTCGCGCGGAAATTTTTACTACCACTTTAAGACAAAGGACGAGATGCTGGATGCAGTGATTGAACGCCGTATCTTGGAAAGAGCTGCAATGCTGGATGGGTGGATCGATGCTGGCCAATCCCCGAAACAATGCATCGCCAGCTTCATCCGTATCTTGCTAATGAATAACCAAAAGATTCGATCCTACGGGTGTCCTGTCGGAACGTTATTTTCAGAATTGTCGAAATTGAACCATCCCGGTGAATCTGGTGCGCGTGCACTCTATGATCTTTTTCGCGTCTGGCTGAAACGACGCTTCGAAGCGATGGGAAATAGCGATGATGCCGATTCTCTGGCCATGCATATCCTGGCGCGAAGTCAGGGCGCAGCAAGCCTCGCCAATGCTTATCCTGACGAGCCGTTCCTGGAACAGGAGGTCCAGCAAATGCTGGCCTGGCTGGACGCAATTGCGGACGGACTGCAGATCAAGACTTAG
- a CDS encoding YciI family protein, with product MFIITLNLTEKKSSAKEFMAAHNDWIAQGFEEGVFLVVGSLKPQAGGAIIAIANDRDQLAARVAADPFVREGIVVPHIQEVAPARTDARLSFLQDAVA from the coding sequence ATGTTTATCATCACTCTCAATCTGACCGAGAAAAAAAGTAGCGCCAAAGAGTTCATGGCCGCCCACAATGATTGGATAGCCCAAGGATTCGAAGAGGGCGTATTTCTCGTCGTGGGTAGCCTTAAACCTCAGGCTGGGGGAGCAATTATAGCAATCGCGAATGACCGAGATCAATTGGCGGCGCGGGTTGCTGCTGATCCTTTCGTTCGCGAAGGCATCGTCGTACCGCATATTCAAGAAGTGGCCCCCGCTCGTACCGATGCGCGGCTTTCGTTCTTGCAAGACGCTGTTGCATGA
- a CDS encoding DNA-3-methyladenine glycosylase I yields MSDLFVGSDGRPRCRWCGAAPEFLDYHDREWGFPVADDIRLFEKLCLESFQSGLSWRTIYNKREGFRAAFDGFDFNMVAHYGKEDVDRLLANENIVRHKGKIAAVINNAARAVEMVEAEESLAAFFWRFEPSPDELGPPQSQSTSKSSVELARELKKRGWKFLGPTTVFAFMQAMGLINDHSEGCALRPDVDMARNNFKRPS; encoded by the coding sequence ATGAGCGACCTGTTTGTTGGCTCCGACGGCCGGCCACGCTGTCGGTGGTGTGGTGCGGCACCTGAGTTCCTGGACTATCATGACCGCGAGTGGGGATTTCCGGTTGCCGATGATATTCGTCTGTTTGAGAAACTCTGCCTTGAGAGCTTCCAATCCGGATTGAGCTGGCGAACAATCTACAACAAGCGCGAGGGTTTCCGGGCTGCATTCGACGGATTCGATTTTAATATGGTCGCTCACTATGGAAAGGAAGACGTAGATCGCCTGCTGGCCAATGAAAATATCGTTCGGCACAAAGGTAAAATCGCTGCGGTCATCAACAATGCTGCTCGCGCTGTGGAAATGGTCGAAGCAGAAGAATCGCTTGCCGCCTTCTTCTGGCGATTTGAACCAAGTCCGGACGAGCTTGGTCCACCACAATCCCAATCGACGAGCAAAAGCTCTGTGGAACTGGCCCGTGAACTGAAAAAACGCGGTTGGAAGTTTCTAGGACCAACGACTGTTTTTGCATTCATGCAGGCAATGGGCCTCATCAATGACCACAGTGAAGGATGTGCATTGAGGCCTGACGTGGATATGGCAAGGAACAATTTCAAACGACCGAGTTAG
- a CDS encoding maltose acetyltransferase domain-containing protein: MKTEKEKMQNGDLYDPGDPQLCTDRATAQRFLRTYNGTIVGDDDIRRPLLMEHFGAIGDRVAIRAPFYVDYGYNIFIEDDVFMNYGCVLLDVCKIKIGAKTQIGPGVQIYTADHPRDALERRAGIEFGNPILIGTNVWIGGNAIILPGVSIGDNAIIGAGSVVTRDVAAGTNVAGNPARVIR, encoded by the coding sequence ATGAAAACTGAAAAAGAAAAAATGCAGAACGGTGATCTTTACGATCCCGGCGATCCCCAACTTTGTACTGATAGGGCAACCGCGCAGCGGTTCTTGCGGACCTATAATGGCACGATCGTTGGAGACGATGACATCCGACGCCCACTGCTAATGGAGCATTTTGGCGCAATTGGTGATCGCGTAGCCATACGCGCGCCATTCTACGTTGACTATGGCTACAATATTTTCATCGAGGATGATGTCTTCATGAACTATGGCTGCGTCCTCCTCGATGTTTGTAAGATAAAGATCGGAGCAAAAACGCAAATCGGGCCCGGCGTGCAAATCTACACAGCCGACCATCCACGCGATGCTCTTGAGCGCCGTGCCGGAATCGAGTTCGGAAATCCTATCTTGATTGGTACAAATGTCTGGATAGGTGGAAACGCAATCATTCTGCCGGGCGTTTCTATCGGTGATAATGCCATCATCGGAGCTGGAAGTGTCGTAACGCGCGATGTCGCAGCGGGAACAAATGTTGCCGGCAATCCTGCGCGGGTGATCCGCTAG
- a CDS encoding amidohydrolase family protein, giving the protein MTYVPENRAIYDADSHIMELPDFLKSYADPGLRDEIPEVSYSASLVTDDEVSIIMEQGGQHSEDHKNSMIALGDDLIKTSKEIQALGAFNSSDRSKAVDLLGFRKQLVFATHSVALPFHPSSKTEARLRYGATRAHNRHMADFCGDDERLLGVAIAPLDVPELAIAELDFAIEAGLDAVWVPHRAPIGFSCGHVDLEPFWARLAEAGIPFLFHVGGSPLQAMKSWSNNGRAAVKDWMGGGENVRTKDAFVLHQAVETFISMMVAEGLFERHPSLRGAAVELGAGWVPELLRRMDDLTRIYSRADKSVRFDRTPSEQITAQMAFTPFPHEDVANMINQSKPDLYLFSSDYPHVEGGRDPLAKFDGHLANADDATKEAFFTENFLRIWPEARAH; this is encoded by the coding sequence ATGACATATGTACCTGAAAACAGGGCGATCTATGACGCAGATAGCCACATCATGGAGCTCCCCGACTTTCTGAAATCATATGCTGACCCTGGTTTGCGAGATGAAATTCCAGAAGTCAGTTATAGTGCGTCGCTTGTCACTGACGACGAAGTTTCGATTATAATGGAACAAGGCGGTCAGCATAGCGAGGATCACAAAAATTCTATGATCGCCCTGGGTGATGATTTGATCAAAACTTCCAAAGAAATTCAGGCCCTGGGTGCGTTTAACTCCTCCGATCGTTCAAAGGCGGTTGATCTTTTAGGGTTTCGCAAGCAGCTGGTATTCGCCACCCATAGCGTAGCGTTGCCCTTTCACCCAAGTTCCAAAACCGAAGCGCGACTCCGCTACGGCGCGACACGTGCGCATAACCGGCATATGGCAGATTTCTGCGGCGATGATGAACGATTGCTCGGCGTAGCGATCGCCCCTCTGGATGTTCCTGAATTGGCAATCGCAGAACTAGATTTCGCGATTGAGGCCGGACTCGACGCGGTCTGGGTTCCACATAGGGCACCCATTGGCTTCTCGTGTGGCCATGTCGATCTTGAACCATTCTGGGCTAGGCTTGCAGAGGCGGGAATTCCGTTTCTATTTCATGTCGGTGGCTCGCCGCTTCAAGCAATGAAGTCGTGGAGTAACAATGGCCGTGCAGCTGTCAAAGACTGGATGGGTGGTGGGGAGAATGTACGTACCAAAGACGCGTTCGTTCTGCACCAGGCGGTTGAAACCTTTATCAGCATGATGGTTGCCGAAGGTCTATTTGAACGCCATCCAAGTCTGCGCGGAGCAGCCGTGGAACTGGGTGCAGGTTGGGTACCGGAATTACTCCGCCGGATGGACGATTTAACCCGCATTTATAGCCGTGCAGATAAAAGCGTGCGCTTTGACCGTACACCATCGGAACAGATCACGGCACAAATGGCTTTTACCCCATTCCCACATGAAGATGTTGCCAATATGATCAATCAGTCAAAGCCTGACCTCTATTTATTCAGCAGCGACTATCCGCATGTCGAAGGTGGTCGCGATCCACTCGCGAAATTTGACGGGCATCTGGCCAACGCTGATGATGCAACCAAGGAAGCATTTTTCACAGAAAACTTTCTTCGGATTTGGCCCGAAGCCCGAGCTCATTAA
- a CDS encoding amino acid permease, with product MTAKNLSRILGFWDVFFIAVGQVIGAGAVALTGVAIGMTGPGVFLAYLCASLLALLTNILAMVAGSALPTIGAYYVWPSRLCGGWIGSVSLFLILMVSVVSISLFGSAFGLYLQPIFPILSQNVWGMIMIISIFLINFMGLRLASALQTTLVLIMLSAFAIYIGFAAPDMQVTDLTPIMPNGAMGFLTAVFILKFATTGASTIVSLGGEMKNPRRDIPLVMISATLFVGLIYAFISFASIAVLPWREMIDQPLTIAGEVFLPNLALSYFLLGGAAVALATTLNASIIQVPRNFMVAAWDQLIPERLGKLSKNGVPYNLLGLVLALGIIPLALGLEIGAIARAVGIITALPTILILWSVTRIPGKFPDAYAQAQFKLGSFWIWVVFILSAISVLIGLVILAQGLTQSVLWTIIFWVGISIAYYPIRRAYLNGKGVNLDRLTTDSDIFQMKQISRPVR from the coding sequence ATGACAGCCAAAAACCTCTCCCGAATTCTCGGTTTTTGGGATGTGTTTTTCATCGCCGTTGGACAAGTAATTGGCGCTGGCGCGGTCGCGCTGACCGGTGTTGCCATCGGAATGACCGGTCCAGGAGTATTCCTGGCCTATCTCTGTGCGTCGCTATTGGCTTTGCTGACCAACATATTGGCAATGGTTGCCGGGTCCGCCTTGCCGACTATCGGCGCTTATTATGTTTGGCCATCACGCCTTTGCGGAGGATGGATTGGGTCCGTTTCCCTGTTTCTGATATTGATGGTTTCGGTTGTCAGCATAAGCTTGTTTGGCAGCGCGTTCGGGCTATATCTGCAACCCATATTTCCAATCCTTTCCCAGAATGTCTGGGGAATGATTATGATAATTTCAATTTTTCTGATCAACTTCATGGGTCTACGGCTGGCCAGTGCCTTACAAACGACCCTGGTTTTGATCATGCTTTCCGCTTTTGCAATCTATATTGGATTTGCTGCGCCAGACATGCAGGTCACTGACCTAACGCCGATAATGCCAAATGGAGCAATGGGCTTCCTCACCGCAGTTTTCATCTTGAAATTTGCAACAACGGGTGCTTCGACAATTGTATCGCTTGGCGGAGAAATGAAAAATCCGCGTCGCGATATTCCCCTGGTTATGATCAGCGCGACGTTATTTGTAGGTCTGATATATGCGTTCATATCCTTCGCTAGCATCGCAGTTCTCCCGTGGCGGGAAATGATTGATCAACCACTGACCATCGCTGGCGAGGTTTTTCTGCCCAATTTGGCACTATCGTATTTTCTTTTGGGAGGCGCAGCGGTTGCGCTTGCGACAACCCTGAATGCTTCAATAATTCAGGTGCCGCGGAATTTCATGGTCGCGGCCTGGGATCAGTTGATTCCCGAACGGCTGGGCAAGTTGAGCAAAAACGGCGTGCCCTATAATTTGCTTGGCCTAGTTCTCGCGCTCGGTATCATTCCTCTCGCATTGGGTCTCGAAATCGGGGCCATTGCAAGAGCAGTGGGAATCATAACGGCACTGCCTACAATATTAATATTATGGTCGGTAACCCGCATCCCCGGAAAATTCCCCGATGCCTATGCGCAGGCACAGTTCAAGCTTGGGTCGTTTTGGATTTGGGTGGTCTTTATATTGTCGGCCATCAGTGTGCTGATCGGCTTGGTTATCCTCGCACAGGGACTTACCCAATCGGTTCTGTGGACGATAATATTCTGGGTTGGGATTTCTATTGCCTATTATCCTATTCGGCGAGCCTATCTGAATGGCAAAGGTGTCAATCTGGATAGATTAACAACTGACTCGGACATTTTTCAGATGAAACAAATATCACGGCCAGTACGTTAA